The DNA region TAAAAATTGTTTTTTTACTTTCATAATCATTTTTATAATTCGGAATTCGATGTTTTTTAGAATAAATTATCATACAATATTCTTTATCTTGATAAATATGATTATTAGTTGGCATTGGATTTGTTTTGTTTCAAAGGATAAAATCATAAAGCATATCTTTTTTACGAACTCAATCTAAATAATCTATAATTTGTTGTCTATTCATTCAAATTAACATAAATTTATTTTTTGAAATTCGATAAAACTCATCTAAATAAGTATTTATATCAAATGAATTATGTAAATTATTATCATAGATAGCATTAATATATTTATTTATGCTTTTGGTTATATTGCTTTTTTCATTTTTTTGTTCGTTTTCTCTTTTTGATAAATTATATAAATAGGGCGGATCAGTTAGTATTAAATCAACACTATCGTTTTCTAATGTCTTTATAAATTCCAAAGCATCTCCATTTATTAATTTTCCTAAATTTGTTTTAAACATTTTTTCACCCTTTGCCTTTCGCTTCACTTTAAAGGTGATCGCAGGCACTATACTATTGTGTTTTAAAATATGTAGTGAGCTTTCTATGTTATGTCTATTTAATATATAATCTTAAAACTTTGTATATTATTTAAAACTTTTTTGGGAATATTTTAATTTAAACTTTTTAAGTCTTTAATTAATTGTTCTTTTTTTTCAACACTTAAATTTGTGAAATTATTTTTATTTGTTTTTACTTTTTTAGGTTCACTTGAAAATAATGCTTTTTTCATATTAGTAGAGTAATTTTGTTTATATTGATTATATAAATTAATTAATTCCGTTCCAGTTAAACTCTTTCAAATATTACGCTTTAAATTTTCATCATATTTTACAATAGAATAATAATTATCATAAATCAAACCGATTGCTACTTGATTACAATTTTTTTCACTCGGATAAATAAACTTATTACTCAATCAAAAACCAATATGACGATTATGATTAGGTAAATTTATAAATGAAGCTTTATCTGTTCTAAAAACTATAAATTCTCTTCGAATAAAGCAATTTTCTACGTTAATATTCTTCTTATAACTTGGTTTCTGATACATTACTCAAATCAACTCGCTTTCGGTTACACTGCATTGAACAAACATTTAACTTAAAATACAAACTACCAACAATTTTTTTATTCAAAATAGAATGACAAATTTGACATTTACGTTTTAAAAAAAATATTCAAATTCCTAACATAATTAATCACACTCCTTTTTTTAATAAACATTGTTATATTTAATGTTTATCTATTGTTTATTTAATGTTTATATATTGTTTATCTATAGTTTATTTATTGTTTAATAAACATTGTTATATTTAATGTTTATCTATTGTTTATTTAATGTTTATATATTGTTTATCTATAGTTTATTTATTGTTTAATAAACATTGTTATATTTAATGTTTATCTATTGTTTATTTAATGTTTATATATTGTTTATCTATAGTTTATTTATTGTTTAATAAACATTGTTTTATTTAATGTTTATATATTGTTTATTTAATGTTTAATAAACATTGTTAATAAACATTATTAAAAATATAAAATAGTAAAAATTGGCACACTTAAAAATACTATTAACAAGTTTAATAAAGGAAATATAAAATTAAAATTAATAAATCAAATTACATAACTAGTGTGCCACAGATAAGTTATTCATCTTGTTATATTAAAATTATTTAATTTTACTAAAAAAGATTTTTAAATACCCAGTCTCTCAATCAATATATATCTTTGAATTTTCTAAGCGTTCATAAAATAAAATTGCTTTTTTATTTGTATATTTAATTTGATTTAACAAACTCTTATGTTTTTCACAAGTTCATAAAAATTTATTTGTTTCAAATTTTTCAGTAATAAATGATATTGCTTGAAAACAATTATTAACATCACATATTTTTTGTTGTTTAATAATTTTCATTTTTATAAATTAAATTTAATACTGAGTATAATAAACATCATCAAATCATTCTGTTTTTTCGCGATGATTAACTTTATGAAACTGTTTTGGTATTCCACATTTACTGCATTTAATAACAATATTTTTTTCCATTTTTAGTTTCTCCAATCTAATATTTAACTATTGATTTATTAATATAACTAAGTGAAACAGAACAAGGACAACACCTTTACTAAGTTAGTGGACAAATTATTTATTAATTTCTTAATTTAATATGGTTTTTTCAGAAAGGAAACAACTTTTTTATTATTTTAAAAATTATAAATATATAAAGATGTTGTCCTTGTTCTGAATCAATTAGTTATTTTAGGTTTTTTCAAATAAAAAAAACCATTTTTGTAAATGGTTTAATTATTCTTATTTAATTTCTTTATATATACCCTACTTTTTTTTTATGCGACCAAATCTTTTTTATTTCAGCTTCATGCATTACAAGATTATTTCAAAGTCGGAAATTATGGTTTTGAATTTTATATTGCTTAATGTTTTTAGGAATTTTATTAGTTTTTATTTTACCGCAAAATTGAATTAATATGATTGCACCAGTCATATTCGTTATTACAACAATTGGTAAATTTAAAGTTACTGTTGCAAAAGGATTAGTTCGATAAAAATAAATCTCATTAAAACTTAAATA from Spiroplasma kunkelii CR2-3x includes:
- a CDS encoding DUF3627 domain-containing protein; the encoded protein is MYQKPSYKKNINVENCFIRREFIVFRTDKASFINLPNHNRHIGFWLSNKFIYPSEKNCNQVAIGLIYDNYYSIVKYDENLKRNIWKSLTGTELINLYNQYKQNYSTNMKKALFSSEPKKVKTNKNNFTNLSVEKKEQLIKDLKSLN
- a CDS encoding DNA-methyltransferase, which gives rise to MFKTNLGKLINGDALEFIKTLENDSVDLILTDPPYLYNLSKRENEQKNEKSNITKSINKYINAIYDNNLHNSFDINTYLDEFYRISKNKFMLIWMNRQQIIDYLDWVRKKDMLYDFILWNKTNPMPTNNHIYQDKEYCMIIYSKKHRIPNYKNDYESKKTIFNYSIGKKLTRHPTEKPLYIFNRLISKYSKENDLILDCFLGSGTTAYACEQLKRKWLGCEINNEYYKIIKKRLKDIQFKFEF